In Juglans regia cultivar Chandler chromosome 13, Walnut 2.0, whole genome shotgun sequence, the DNA window TGGCTGCAATTAAAAACTGGCACATTCATCAATTAGATGtaaataatacatttttacatGGTGATTTGCATGAGGAGGTGTATACAGAGTTACCTTCTggattgattgtaaaataggGTAACAAAGTTGTAGACTTCTCAAAAGTCTTTATGGGCTAAAACAGGCTTCCAAATAATGGTTTGCAAAGATGTCTATTGCTCTCATCAGTTATGGATTTGTTCAAGGAAACTCTGACTGTTCATTGTTCATTAACAACTCCACAACTTCCTTTATGGCACTACTAGTATATGTAAATGATGTATTACTAGCCAGTGACAGTTTGTTAAAAATTCAATTGCTAAAAGATTTTCTGCATGACAAGTTTACCATCAAAGATTTGGGGCAGCTAAAGTACTTCCTGGGTTTGGAAATAGCAAGGTCAAAAACTAGCATTTCACTCTACTAAAGAAAGTATGCATTAGACATACTTTAAGACTTTGGTATTATGGGTTCAAAACCTGCTGCTTTTCCAATGGAGTCTAATATTAAGCTAATTGCAACTAATTCTAATCCTTACAAGGATCCATCAGCTTACAGGAGACTTGTGCTGATGGATCCTTGTTGAAAGACTACTCTACTTGACAATCACAAGGCCAGATTTAGACTATTATGTTCAAGTGTTAAGTCAGTTTCTTGCTAAACCTACTTTTAGTCGTTATCAAGCAGCAGTTAGAGTACTCAGATACTTGAAGGCTACACCAGGACAATATCTATTTGTTTCTTCATCATCAGACTTATAGCTTAAAGCTTTCTCAGATAATGATTGGGCAGGCTGCATTGATACTCAAAGAAGCATTATAGGTTTTGCAATCTTTTTGGGCAAGTCACTAATTTCATGGAAGTCTAAAAAGCAAGCTACTATCAGTAGATCTTCTGCAGAAGTAGAATATCATGCACTTGCAGCAACCACTTGTGAAATTCAATGGTTACTTTATCCCTTTAACATTATCAAGCTTTTTAACATTCCATCAAGATTGCAattggtagatatatatatattcacaaagtCTATCGGTTCCTTACTCTTTCATCACGCACTTTGCAAGATGAACATTCTTAATATACATGTTCATCTTGAGGAGGGGTGTTAGAGTATAGCTACACACATTGAGAATATGTAATTAAagtcaaaagaataaaaagtaaaagaagagaagaagttTCTGTTAATTTAGTTATTGAAGTTAATGACTTAGTATAAACACACTTGTACATTTACATATTATTGATTCAATACAATTCAGTCTATTACACAGACTCATTTCCTCTCCTCTGTTTCCTTTTCTGCTTTCATCAAGATCACAATTCATTCTGCATTGAGTTCTTAACAAATgcatctataaataatagtgaaatgatttaagttaaaatattttttttaaaattttaaaaaatgagagagaaaaagtttaataaaaatattataaagttacaaaattatttgaatctaattttttttaatattatttttgttctaatgTCACACATGGTTGCAACCCCATGTGTGACATTCTCACGTAGACACGTGACAAAGATTGCAAAGAATGACAAAACTCTACAAgaacttatttatataatttcatttcatttaatttataaaatttaaaatttatcttttaaattaattaaattatactgGTCGCCGGCACAAAActttaaatagaatgaaaaaaatatattcatcattttaatttttatcatcctttcatcattttatgattatGACATTAAatggtaaatttataaataaaatataataaataaattttaattatttattattaaattataagataataaaaaaataataaaaattaagataataaatagtattactTCAAATATAATGGTCGATACTTAAAAAAAGATGTGTCGGATCTTAATCCTTGCGTTGCACGTACACAGTGGAATTGGGTGTTGGCTCTGTTGGGGGGTTGAAACTACCAAACCAGCCAAAGAAACGGCTGTGGTCGTTGAAGTCCCGACGGAGAAACCAAATTACGTAGCCCCAACGGCCACTCCTACTCGCCTCCTCTCCTAAGAATTAACAAATtgacacacactctctctctttctctctcagaCACAAGAGTTCTCTTTCTGAATTCTTAAAATTACAGATTCGGTGGTGCTTTTCGACGAAAATGGCAAAAGTTATTCAGCAATCGGTTTCGAATCCTTGTCCTTTCTCAATCCCATTTCCAAAACTCCCACACTCCAAATCCTCGAATTATTCTCCCAGTATTTGTTTTCCATGTAATTTGCCTGGTAGTTCTGGGAGATTGAGAATTCTCTGTGAGGCCGTGGATTCTTCAAAGATTGACACGAAGCCGCCCCCGTCGTGGGATTCTTCGGTGGCGAAAAAGAGTGGGCCCTACCCAGGAGGAATGGGGCCCTACACGGGGAGAGACCCGAACGCGAAGAAGCCCGAGTGGTTGAGGCAGAGAGCCCCTCAAGGAGAGAGGTACGAGCAGGTCAAGGACTCGCTCTCACGCTTGAATCTCAACACCGTCTGCGAGGAAGCCCAGTGCCCTAACATTGGCGAGTGTTGGAACGGAGGCGGAGACGGTGTTGCCACTGCCACGATCATGCTTCTTGGGGATACCTGCACCCGAGGCTGTAGATTTTGCGCTGTCAAAACCAGCAGAAACCCCGCACCTCCCGATCCATCGGAACCACAAAACACTGCCAACGCTATCGCAAGTTGGGGGTATGTTAATGCTTTTGAGCTTGGGAACGACGACAATTTAAAATTCGTATATGTTCAGCCATTGTGATTTCTTCTTGTAAATTTATGCCTCCCTAAATAAAGGGCTAGATTACTGCGGTCCATTATAAATATCTGGAAcaagaacataataatatgatgCTTGACACTTGTTCTTCTGTTCGATAAGACTTTTGTTTCTggtagttttatattttgtaaaatcttgAAAGTTGTCAATAACTTAAACGTTTATTAGACCTTGTTAAGTTGATATCTTTGCATTAGCACTGGCTtataatgcatattttatcatgtgcATCCTAAATGCAATTTGATAACtcaaattatgttcttttttcaaatatatgtagTGTGGACTATATTGTTCTAACAAGTGTGGATCGCGATGATCTACCTGATGGTGGAAGTGGGCATTTTGCTCAGACCGTCAAAGCTATGAAGGTGTGTAGATCTTTCTGGCTATCGTCTTGAGGTACATTTTACTTGGTTTTGTTATGCATATCATTGCAAAAGAGGTTAGTGTAAGAATTTAGTTTTGTTGGATACTGTACCACTCCTTTTGCAGAAACTCAAGCCCGAGATCATGGTTGAGTGTTTAACTTCTGATTTTCGGGGCGATTTGAAGGCCGTAGAGACTCTGGTACACTCCGGGTTGGATGTATTTGCCCATAATATTGAGACTGTGAAACGGCTTCAGCGAATTGTCAGAGATCCTAGGGCTGGGTGAGTTGGCAATACTGGTCatctttcttcttattttttgctGAATAGTTCTTGATTGTTTGTTACTCATTCATTCATTTGTCAGTAAAGCAAACTTCACCATTGAGccaaaatttttacatttcatCCTCAATTTCATTAGCTTCAAGTGGCCTGCTCTACAAGTCATGACTCCTAATAATTCTACCAGTGACGCACCACTTATTatgtccattttctttttcttctcatctGTATGGTTAAATTTTCACCCATTAACTTATAAGACTAATTGTCTTGCACATACATGTTCGGCACCCTAAGTTGCTCTCCCTCTTGGTAATTGCATTCGCAACATGGACTAATTCTCTTGCTTACTTGGTCACATAAACATTAAAGTTGCattgcctcatttgttttcacaactcatctcatttcacctcatctaatcattacaacttttccaaatttccactcaaaataaaataaataattcaactttttcaaatctcaaaacaaaaataatattaaaaaaaatatattctaacaatattttattcaactttcatctcaactcatctcatctcatttgcgaaaacaaacgaggcattaAGATCTTTCCCGGGTTTCCCCCAACCAGTAGAATTGGATATTTTAGGTGAGAGAGTGGGGCTATTTTGCATGCCGTATTTGGTCATTGtgatatacatttttttgttgctttttccccttcttttgCAAAATGTTTTCTCCCTTATAGGTTTGCCTCTCTATTCTAAATATATGATTGCTGATCTATTTATGATATATGTATGTTGTTCTCTTATGCAGGTATGAACAGAGCTTGTCAGTTCTAAAACATGCAAAACTCAGCAAGGAGGGCATGATAACAAAATCTTCTATAATGTTGGGCCTTGGAGAATCTGACCATGAGTTGGAAGAAGCCATGGGTGATTTAAGGGCTATAGATGTTGACATTTTGACACTTGGACAGTATTTACAGGTTAGTTGATGAGCAATAGTTAATTGGATAACACCAGTTCCCTTGCTGTATGGGAAAATATCAGGGTTTGAcgtccttttttaaaaaatgacaaTGCCTCCTGAGGTTGCTATTATGTTTGctcattttccttcttctaaccAGTCCGGCTAGCAGTCATCATTCGAGGTTGCTTTGGATGGGGAATTTGATttctggggaaaaaaaaaatgtcactgTTTGGAATTGTATGTGTGTGGTCATATGGGTATATACATGTTATGTAGATTACAGATCTCTGGAGTGGAATTGTCACTTCTAACTAGGAGGTGACTTCTTAATATTTCCCCAAATGTTGAGAGAGGTTGGTGTAATCTGCCCTAGTCAGTTCTATCATATTTGTTATGTAATGTGTCAAAGTGAAATCTGAAACTAAAGCTAGATGAAAAATGGGATCATTTTTAACTTGAGTCCGGCCAAGTTTGTGCCTGTTATTTTGGCTGAGCTTAATCTTCTTTAATGCTTGAAGCTGGCTCATGACTGTGATCCGGCACTACTTGGCCCTTTGTAATATTAAAACCAGTTGCTCTATTTATCTCATTCTTGGCAGAGATAGTAACTTAAACGTGGTTACAAATGTTTTTTGCAGCCAACTCCATTACACCTGACTGTCAAAGAGTATGTTACCCCTGAAAAGTTTGCTTTCTGGAAGGAATATGGTGAATCAATCGGATTTCGTTATGTAGCCAGTGGGCCACTGGTGAGCTCTCTATTATGGTTTGCAATATTGATGGTAACATCCTAGATATTTTAGGAATTgggcaaataaataaaaaccaaaaagaaaaccatttttcaaattaatttctaaGGAGTAATGTGATTTGATAATTTGCTCAATAGTTTaatgttttggatttaaaaaaacaGATCTTACAAGTTTGATATGCATCAAATTTTCAGGTCCGATCCTCATATAGGGCTGGCGAGCTCTTTGTTAAGACCATGGTTAGAGAAAGTGCTAACAGCACCGGCTCCCTATAGAACACCATCATCAAATTGGTGCACAAACAGTTTGCTGTGTGCAAATGACTGCCAAGGCTGTCCTAATTCTTATAGTCTAAATTTTGTAGTCCTagtaaaaaatacattttcattaTTTGAGGATTTCTTTGCATTGATTTATTTGTTGTACAAGTTCCCTTTAAACGCTTAAGTTAGACATTATTCTCACATTATGATTTGCCACTGCTTCTATATTTTACACCCTTGAGTCTTAACATGGGTCGGAAGGGGAGAGAGGTTTCAAACAAATCCCAAAGTAGATATAAGTTGCTGTTAGATGTTTCTATGCCATTTTTTCAGCTttcatttggattgaaaataaataaagtagtCCATGATTGTCAACAAAATGTAAGCCCGTTTGGATTtgaaactcacctcaactcatctcatcttattattataattttattaaattctcgtataaaatataataaacaattcaatttttttaaattttaaaaaaataataatattaaaaataatattttaacaatattttatttaactcatctaaaatcactttaattcatctctgaatccaaacgctCGTGGTAGATGAATTAACAGGAACTGGGATTTTATCTTTGAACTAGTCTTGGGAAGCAGTTGAAAGTTTTGAAGCTGTTATGTGTGGAAACTAATGATTTAAAACTACCTCATCAGCATTGGGTTGTAttcaagttttataattttgaggtatttttgtttagtttatataataataaaacattctCCCTATAAAATCTAGCGCTTGGCATACTATCtatcaaattatgttattgCTTTTTCTAATCAAAAGATCATGAGAACGAGAATGCGGATCGCTGATCTTCCAAGAAAGACTGCAAATGAAAGGTTTTTGAAATCGAAAACGAATGTCACGAGTTCAAGTCACAAAATAGACTATCTATAGAagctgaattaaaatattttagtattatgtATGGAAATAGTGTTAAGTTATTGAATACTGATAAATAAGTaaagccttaaaaaaaaaaaaatttccactGAATCGATAAAGTGGACAATCAtggattttgaatttaaaatcgTGGTAAAATGTTATGATCAGTTAAAAGTTTAAgcaatttcaataatttaaccAACTTTAGTAGTTTAACCAAAGaataaattttctcaacttcctcacactctacactct includes these proteins:
- the LOC109014391 gene encoding lipoyl synthase 1, chloroplastic-like; the protein is MAKVIQQSVSNPCPFSIPFPKLPHSKSSNYSPSICFPCNLPGSSGRLRILCEAVDSSKIDTKPPPSWDSSVAKKSGPYPGGMGPYTGRDPNAKKPEWLRQRAPQGERYEQVKDSLSRLNLNTVCEEAQCPNIGECWNGGGDGVATATIMLLGDTCTRGCRFCAVKTSRNPAPPDPSEPQNTANAIASWGVDYIVLTSVDRDDLPDGGSGHFAQTVKAMKKLKPEIMVECLTSDFRGDLKAVETLVHSGLDVFAHNIETVKRLQRIVRDPRAGYEQSLSVLKHAKLSKEGMITKSSIMLGLGESDHELEEAMGDLRAIDVDILTLGQYLQPTPLHLTVKEYVTPEKFAFWKEYGESIGFRYVASGPLVRSSYRAGELFVKTMVRESANSTGSL